Proteins co-encoded in one Erwinia sp. genomic window:
- a CDS encoding hypothetical protein (ID:JIFNMEKO_00454;~source:Prodigal:2.6) yields the protein MTLPSDIVDPTENPQQAALQLEIELIRAGKLSPLQGDASNMLSLYQQFRHHFESDNVSQ from the coding sequence ATGACGTTGCCTTCAGATATCGTTGACCCTACTGAAAATCCGCAGCAAGCTGCATTGCAGTTGGAGATTGAGCTGATTCGAGCCGGGAAGTTGAGCCCACTGCAAGGCGACGCTTCGAATATGTTGTCACTGTATCAGCAGTTCAGACATCATTTTGAAAGTGACAATGTGAGCCAGTAA